The genomic stretch tatgagtctttttgggaaagatgcaacaagtttttcacacttggatttggggatcctctgccattcctccttgcagatcctctccagttctgtcaggttggatagtaaacgttggtggacagccatttttaggtctctccagagatgctcaattgggtttaagtcagggctctggctgggccattcaagaacagtcacagagttgttgtgaagccactccttcgttattttagctgtgtgcttagggtcattgtcttgttggaaggtaaaccttcggcctagtctgaggtcctgagcactctggagaaggttttcgtccaggatatccctgtacttggccgcattcatctttccctcgattgcaaccagtcgtcctgtccctgcagctgaaaaacacccccacagcatgatgctgccaccaccatgcttcactgttgggactgtattggacaggtgatgagcagtgcctggttttctccacacatatcgcttagaattaaggccaaaaagttctatcttggtcccatcagaccagagaatcttatttctccccatcttggagtccttcaggtgggctttcatgtgtctagcactgaggagaggcttccgtcgggccactctgccataaagccccgactggtggagggctgcagtgatggttgactttctacaactttctcccatctcctaactgcatctctggagctcagccacagtgatctttgggttcttctttacctctctcaccaaggctcttctcccccgacagctcagtttggccggacggccagcactaggaagggttctggtcatcccaaacgtcttccatttaaggattacggaggccactgtgctcttaggaaccttaagtgcagcagaaatttttttgtaaccttggccagatctgtgccttgccacaattctgtctctgagctcttcaggcagttcctttgacctcatgattctcatttgctctgacatgcactgtgagctgtaaggtcttatatagacaggtgtgtggctttcctaatcaagtccaatcagtataatcaaacacagctggactcaaatgaaggtgtagaaccatctcaaggatgatcagaagaaatggacagcacctgagttaaatatatgagtgtcacagcaaagggtctgaatacttaggaccatgtgatatttcagtttttcttttttaataaatctgcaaaaatgtcaacaattctgtgtttttctgtcaatatggggtgctgtgtgtacattaatgaggggaaaaatgaacttaaatgattttagcaaatggctgcaatataacaaagagtgaaaaatttaagggggtctgaatactttctgtaccctctgtatatatattagtaatatGAGAAAATGACACGCGTTGGAAAAAAATCTTGGAAAATATTATGTtgttactgttaactaaaaatacattcaaaaatacttgtaaaatgtaaataatttcaaataaaaagaaaaaagattattttaaataaaaagtaaaaaagaatactacaaattattttagttagttaaaaggcaaaatttgttttaagtactaaaataattataaataaaaaatactgttaaaaagtacataatttcaaataaattaaacattagcATATAGTATATAAGAAGTAAAAgcaaaagaatataaaaaaaatattctagtTATGAggcaaaaatctgttttaagtactaaattactaaaactgaaacagaaataagaaaaaatgaaacatacaaaaaataaactttaaaatgaaaatggaaaactgaaaaatactaTACTAAGATACCAGTAATGATACTACAAAAACACTGTTCCGCAGAACTAAACAACAGCATGGTTTTGAATTAAATAAGGTTAAGTAAATCATGAGAGAGTTTAATttttgcatagacagcaatgcaactgacacgttcaaggcccagaaagttagtaaggacattgctaaaatagtccatgtgacatcagagtttcaaccgtaatgttataaagctacgagaatactttttatgcacgTCAGTCTTCAAGAGTACCACAATGTTTTGCTGCCtttgcagtgtcagaaagcactcggatttcatcaaaaatatctttatttgtgtttcaaagatgattgaaggtcttacaggtttgcaaCGACGTGCGGTTGAGCAAtcaattacagaatttttatttttggatgaactgtctctttaactcTCATTCTGTCTTACATAAAAGGGAAGTAAAACAAACCATCAGCACTGCAAGATGAATGATTATGCTTGAACAGTTGACTTGCAACTGAACTGATATATTAGGCAAGACCTGTTTACTATATATTTCTTATGATTTCAGGATTCAACCTCACAGTGGATGGAGAAGGTTTAATCTGTTTTAGTGCAGCCGGGAACATCACTCCATCATGGATCCACTCGACAACCTGAACACAGAGAAGTTGATCTTTTATTTGACAGTGCCGCTGTCTACAATCATCATCTTCTCCAACCTCTTCATCATAATAGGCATCGCCTGCAACCGGCAGCTCCACAACACTCCCAACTACTTCTTCTTGAGCCTGCTAGTGGCCGACTTGTGCACCGGCATCACCCTGCAATTCATCCCCCGCATGTCGCTCGAACGGCAGCTGGATTTCAAGCACTGCTTGGTGATGTACATCTTCCCGAACTTTATATTCCTGTCGTTCCTCTTCAATCTGGTGATGGTGCATTACGAACGCTACCTGTGCATTGTCAGCCCGCTCCACCACAGCCAGTTCTGGGTTCACCGCTGCTTTCCATTGGCCTTGTTGACCGTTTGGCTCCCACCGTTGCTGTATGCATCACTTCCCGCCTTTGGATGGAATAATTGGGTTGAACCCAACACCAACAAGAGCTTTGACTCAAATGAGACGCTCTTGAGATCATCCACATCTCGTAACTCCTCCAAAGAGGATGAGGTTTGCACCTACAAGCAGGTTTTTCCCAAGGCCTTCATTTATTTGGAAGTGTGTGGATTGGTGCTGCCAGCCATGCTGTCCATCGTAGCCATGACAGGGCGGGTGTTGTGGATCGCTCACAAGCAGCTCCAGAACATCTGTAAGCTCCACCGCGCCGTAGACCGGctccagcagcagcagccatCGGACCACGAGCAGCAGCTTAACCTGCGTTACGCCAAATGCGTGGCCGCCGTGTCCCTCACGTTCCTGGTTTGCTGGGTGCCGTACATCATCTTCCAGCTCATGTCCGTGACGGCTCTTCAGGGTGGGGAGAGATCGCAGAGCTCTTCTTTGTACATCATCATGTCCTGTACGGGAATCGGTAGCATGGCCGTCATTCCGCTCATACTGGGACTGGCTAACAAGCAGTACACTGAGCCCATCAGCAGGGTGATGCTTAAACTGAGAAACCGCTGGAGGGGAGGACAAAATAACAGAGATATTGCACTTTGATGAGCGGACAGTGAGTGGACAGGATGTTTCAGTTGAATGTCTAAATTAAAGTTGTGCATTGAATgctttataaaaatacactactgtttaaatgtttggggttggttagatattttcaggaaaaaaaatgttttatcaaggctgcatttagttaatcaaaaatgcatgaaaaattgtgaaatattattacaatttcaaataagtgttttctatttaaatatatttaaactgtaatttattcctgtgtttcaaagctgaattttcagcatcactactccagtctttaatgtcaaacgattcagaaatcattctaatatgtcgCTTTGCaccttaagaaacatttcttattattatcaattgtGCTTCTTAATGTTTGTCTAGAAACTA from Labeo rohita strain BAU-BD-2019 chromosome 9, IGBB_LRoh.1.0, whole genome shotgun sequence encodes the following:
- the gpbar1 gene encoding G-protein coupled bile acid receptor 1, encoding MDPLDNLNTEKLIFYLTVPLSTIIIFSNLFIIIGIACNRQLHNTPNYFFLSLLVADLCTGITLQFIPRMSLERQLDFKHCLVMYIFPNFIFLSFLFNLVMVHYERYLCIVSPLHHSQFWVHRCFPLALLTVWLPPLLYASLPAFGWNNWVEPNTNKSFDSNETLLRSSTSRNSSKEDEVCTYKQVFPKAFIYLEVCGLVLPAMLSIVAMTGRVLWIAHKQLQNICKLHRAVDRLQQQQPSDHEQQLNLRYAKCVAAVSLTFLVCWVPYIIFQLMSVTALQGGERSQSSSLYIIMSCTGIGSMAVIPLILGLANKQYTEPISRVMLKLRNRWRGGQNNRDIAL